In Variovorax paradoxus, a single genomic region encodes these proteins:
- the mnmE gene encoding tRNA uridine-5-carboxymethylaminomethyl(34) synthesis GTPase MnmE yields MLARTTDPIVAIATASGRGAVGIVRVSGARLAPLIEAICGRVLKPREATYLPFRDAGGEPVDHGLAIHFPSPNSFTGEDVLELQAHGGAVVLQLLLARCLEAAAEPDPVTGRPRLPGLRVAEPGEFSQRAFLNGKIDLAQAEAIADLIDASTEAAARSAGRSLSGAFSREIHTLRDALIHLRMLVEATLDFPEEEIDFLQKADAAGQLAKLQSQLAAVQQRARQGALLREGIKVVIAGQPNAGKSSLLNALAGAELAIVSAVAGTTRDVVSQTIQIHGVPLHVADTAGLRESSDEVEQIGVARAWGQIESADAVLFLHDLTRAALPDYAAADAEILAGLRRKLPASVPVLDVWNKQDAAPSTEPAEGIALSAKTGLGIEALREQLLAMAGWQAVPEGVYLARARHVQALAQVEAHLALAASHLAAQAQLLDLLAEELRLAQNALNEITGEFGADDLLGVIFSRFCIGK; encoded by the coding sequence ATGCTCGCCCGAACCACCGATCCCATCGTCGCCATCGCCACTGCCTCGGGGCGCGGGGCGGTCGGCATCGTGCGGGTGTCGGGGGCCCGGCTGGCGCCGCTGATCGAGGCCATCTGCGGCCGCGTACTCAAGCCGCGCGAAGCCACCTACCTGCCGTTTCGCGATGCAGGCGGCGAGCCGGTCGACCACGGCCTGGCCATTCACTTTCCGTCGCCGAATTCCTTCACCGGCGAAGACGTGCTCGAGCTGCAGGCGCACGGCGGCGCGGTCGTGCTGCAGTTGCTGCTGGCGCGCTGTCTCGAGGCGGCGGCCGAGCCCGATCCGGTCACAGGCCGCCCGCGCCTGCCCGGCCTGCGCGTGGCCGAGCCGGGGGAGTTCAGCCAGCGGGCCTTCCTCAACGGCAAGATCGACCTGGCGCAGGCCGAGGCGATTGCCGACCTGATCGACGCCAGCACCGAAGCGGCCGCGCGCAGCGCCGGGCGCTCGCTGTCTGGTGCCTTCTCGCGCGAGATCCACACGCTGCGCGATGCGCTGATCCACCTGCGCATGCTGGTCGAAGCCACGCTCGACTTTCCGGAAGAAGAAATCGACTTCCTGCAGAAGGCCGATGCGGCCGGGCAGCTGGCGAAGCTGCAGTCGCAACTGGCCGCCGTGCAGCAGCGTGCGCGCCAGGGTGCGCTGCTGCGCGAGGGCATCAAGGTGGTGATCGCGGGCCAGCCCAACGCGGGCAAGAGCTCGCTGCTCAACGCGCTGGCGGGCGCCGAACTGGCCATCGTGAGCGCGGTGGCGGGCACCACGCGCGACGTGGTCTCGCAGACCATCCAGATCCACGGCGTGCCGCTGCATGTGGCCGACACCGCCGGCCTGCGCGAGAGCAGCGACGAGGTCGAGCAGATCGGCGTGGCGCGCGCGTGGGGGCAGATCGAAAGCGCGGACGCCGTGCTGTTCCTGCACGACCTGACCCGCGCTGCCCTGCCGGACTACGCTGCCGCCGACGCGGAGATCCTCGCGGGCCTGCGGCGCAAGCTGCCGGCGAGCGTGCCGGTGCTGGATGTCTGGAACAAGCAGGACGCGGCGCCTTCGACAGAGCCTGCCGAAGGCATCGCGCTGTCCGCCAAGACCGGCCTGGGCATCGAGGCATTGCGAGAGCAATTGCTGGCCATGGCCGGCTGGCAAGCCGTGCCCGAGGGCGTGTATTTGGCGCGCGCACGCCATGTGCAGGCGCTGGCCCAGGTCGAAGCGCATCTGGCGCTGGCGGCGAGCCACCTCGCGGCACAGGCCCAGTTGCTCGACCTGTTGGCCGAGGAACTGCGGCTGGCGCAGAACGCGCTGAACGAGATCACCGGGGAGTTCGGTGCCGATGACCTGCTGGGGGTCATCTTTTCGCGCTTTTGCATTGGGAAATAG
- a CDS encoding Crp/Fnr family transcriptional regulator, giving the protein MSIQNLSRAIAENTSSDAFALTFSVQQWETLVGYLQPIDTSIGDVLIEQGTPDRSVFFIESGAISVHRVSSKEQMKLAVLTAGSVVGEGSFFSRLPHSANVVVTGAGRVWRLTAIRFAEMSNRQPNLALEISMALGAVIAKRMAHRSKRVAVT; this is encoded by the coding sequence ATGTCCATACAGAATCTGAGCCGCGCCATCGCGGAGAACACGAGCAGCGACGCCTTTGCGTTGACGTTCAGCGTCCAGCAGTGGGAAACGCTGGTCGGCTACCTGCAGCCCATAGACACCAGCATCGGCGACGTGCTGATCGAACAGGGCACGCCGGACCGCTCGGTGTTCTTCATCGAGAGCGGCGCCATCAGCGTGCATCGCGTCAGCAGCAAGGAGCAGATGAAGCTCGCCGTGCTGACCGCCGGCTCGGTGGTCGGCGAAGGCTCGTTCTTCTCGCGCCTGCCGCACTCCGCCAACGTGGTGGTCACCGGCGCGGGCCGCGTGTGGCGGCTCACCGCGATCCGCTTTGCCGAGATGTCGAACCGCCAGCCCAACCTGGCGCTGGAAATCTCGATGGCGCTGGGCGCCGTGATCGCCAAGCGCATGGCGCACCGCTCCAAGCGCGTCGCCGTGACCTGA
- the yidD gene encoding membrane protein insertion efficiency factor YidD, which translates to MKRLLIGFVKAYRLLLSPWLGQSCRFTPTCSVYSIEALEVHGALKGSYLTLHRIARCQPWCQGGHDPVPPKSQRRTDKSGSLFSSLLSSDKKSSS; encoded by the coding sequence ATGAAACGCCTGCTGATCGGCTTCGTGAAGGCCTACAGACTGCTGCTGAGCCCCTGGCTCGGCCAGTCGTGCCGCTTCACGCCGACATGCTCGGTGTATTCGATCGAGGCGCTCGAGGTGCACGGCGCGCTCAAGGGCAGCTACCTGACTCTGCACCGCATCGCGCGCTGCCAGCCCTGGTGCCAGGGCGGCCACGATCCGGTTCCACCGAAATCACAGCGTCGCACTGACAAGTCAGGATCGCTGTTTTCGTCTCTTCTCTCCTCCGACAAGAAGTCTTCGTCATGA
- the yidC gene encoding membrane protein insertase YidC, whose product MNDIRRTILWVIFGFSLVLLWDQWQVFNGNKPTFLPSSKPAVTAPAAGTPATANGVPTASAAPGSAGAVPTSALPAAPREKVNVTTDLFKATIDSEGATVNYLELLKYDEADRSKHVVLFEDGSPATRYVAQTGLLNPVAGEAFPNHLTQMTPKAGPREMADGQNTLEVSFESAPVGGLKYVKTYVFHRGDYAIGVRHEVVNVSDQPRDALLYMQLLRHGTVAAGTMFGTNTFTGPAAYTNEKKFHKLDFKDIAKGKIEPPPPANDGWIAMVQHYFASAWLLKGDPASEQLRREFRVKDLGDNLFTVSMVATLPKIAPGATQVVNSALFAGPEEEKKLEAIAPGLDLVKDYGIFAIISKPLYWLLTQLHGILGNWGWSIVALVVLLKAAFYWLNAKAYASMAKMKAINPKIMEMRERLKDKPQEMQQEMMRIYKTEKVNPMGGCFPIVIQIPVFIALYWVLLSSVEMRHAPWIGWISDLSAPDPWYILPIVMTATSLFQTWLNPTPPDPMQAKLMWIMPLAFSVMFIFFPAGLVLYWITNNVLSIAQQWFINKRLGVLGTK is encoded by the coding sequence ATGAACGATATCCGCCGCACGATACTGTGGGTGATTTTTGGGTTCTCGCTGGTGTTGCTGTGGGACCAATGGCAGGTCTTCAACGGCAACAAGCCGACCTTCCTGCCGTCGAGCAAGCCGGCCGTCACCGCCCCGGCCGCCGGCACGCCCGCCACCGCCAACGGCGTGCCCACCGCGTCCGCCGCCCCCGGCAGCGCGGGTGCCGTGCCGACGTCGGCCTTGCCGGCCGCGCCGCGCGAGAAGGTCAACGTCACCACCGACCTGTTCAAGGCCACGATCGACAGCGAAGGCGCCACGGTCAACTACCTCGAACTGCTGAAGTACGACGAAGCCGACCGCAGCAAGCATGTCGTGCTGTTCGAAGACGGCTCGCCCGCCACGCGCTACGTCGCGCAGACCGGCCTGCTGAACCCGGTGGCCGGCGAGGCTTTCCCCAACCACCTGACGCAGATGACGCCGAAGGCCGGCCCGCGTGAAATGGCCGACGGCCAGAACACGCTGGAAGTGAGCTTCGAAAGCGCACCCGTCGGCGGCCTGAAGTACGTCAAGACCTATGTGTTCCACCGCGGTGACTACGCCATCGGCGTGCGCCACGAAGTCGTCAATGTGAGCGACCAGCCGCGCGACGCCCTGCTCTACATGCAGCTGCTGCGTCACGGCACCGTGGCCGCCGGCACCATGTTCGGCACCAACACCTTCACCGGCCCGGCCGCGTACACCAACGAGAAGAAGTTCCACAAGCTGGACTTCAAGGACATCGCCAAGGGCAAGATCGAACCGCCACCGCCGGCCAACGACGGCTGGATCGCGATGGTGCAGCATTACTTCGCGTCGGCCTGGCTGCTCAAGGGCGACCCGGCCAGCGAACAGCTGCGCCGCGAGTTCCGCGTGAAGGACCTGGGCGACAACCTGTTCACCGTTTCGATGGTGGCCACGCTGCCGAAGATCGCCCCGGGCGCCACGCAGGTCGTGAACAGCGCGCTGTTCGCCGGTCCTGAGGAAGAAAAGAAGCTCGAAGCCATCGCACCGGGCCTGGACCTGGTGAAGGACTACGGCATCTTCGCGATCATCTCCAAGCCGCTGTACTGGCTGCTTACCCAGCTGCACGGCATCCTGGGCAACTGGGGCTGGTCGATCGTCGCGCTGGTGGTGCTGCTGAAGGCGGCCTTCTACTGGCTCAACGCCAAGGCCTACGCCAGCATGGCCAAGATGAAGGCCATCAATCCGAAGATCATGGAAATGCGCGAGCGGCTGAAGGACAAGCCGCAGGAAATGCAGCAAGAGATGATGCGGATCTACAAGACCGAGAAGGTCAATCCGATGGGCGGCTGCTTCCCCATCGTGATCCAGATTCCGGTGTTCATCGCGCTGTATTGGGTGCTGCTGTCGTCGGTCGAAATGCGCCATGCACCGTGGATCGGCTGGATCAGCGACCTGTCGGCACCGGACCCCTGGTACATCCTGCCGATCGTCATGACGGCCACCTCGCTGTTCCAGACCTGGCTCAACCCGACGCCACCCGATCCGATGCAGGCCAAGCTGATGTGGATCATGCCGCTCGCATTCAGCGTGATGTTCATCTTCTTCCCGGCCGGCCTGGTGCTGTACTGGATCACGAACAACGTGCTGTCGATCGCGCAGCAGTGGTTCATCAACAAGCGCCTGGGCGTGCTCGGCACCAAGTAG
- a CDS encoding ribonuclease P protein component — translation MQRLKTRAQFQAVLAGATVARTAHFALHRCALDSASGAPPLFASDDVWLGAMVPKRWARRAVTRNAIKRQIYAVSAAQGVVLPRAAHVVRLRAGFDRKEFVSATSDKLKSAVRAELQQLLARAARTPAPSSSAPASSSSS, via the coding sequence ATGCAGCGGCTCAAGACCCGCGCGCAATTCCAGGCCGTCCTCGCAGGTGCCACCGTGGCGCGCACTGCTCATTTCGCATTGCATCGCTGTGCGCTCGATTCCGCATCGGGCGCACCGCCGCTGTTCGCGTCCGACGACGTCTGGCTGGGTGCCATGGTGCCCAAGCGCTGGGCGCGTCGCGCGGTCACGCGCAACGCCATCAAGCGCCAGATCTACGCCGTGAGCGCCGCTCAGGGTGTCGTTTTGCCACGTGCCGCGCACGTGGTGCGGCTGCGCGCGGGCTTCGACCGCAAGGAATTCGTGAGCGCCACCTCAGACAAGCTCAAGAGCGCCGTTCGCGCCGAACTCCAGCAACTGCTGGCACGGGCCGCGCGCACGCCGGCGCCCTCTTCTTCCGCGCCTGCCTCTTCCTCATCATCATGA
- the rpmH gene encoding 50S ribosomal protein L34: MKRTYQASKVRRARTHGFLVRMKTRGGRAVINARRAKGRKRLAV; encoded by the coding sequence ATGAAACGCACTTATCAAGCTTCCAAAGTCCGCCGCGCCCGTACCCACGGCTTCCTGGTCCGCATGAAGACCCGCGGCGGCCGTGCCGTCATCAACGCACGCCGCGCCAAGGGCCGCAAGCGCCTGGCCGTCTGA